A portion of the Thermosediminibacter oceani DSM 16646 genome contains these proteins:
- a CDS encoding homocysteine synthase, which yields MTNFRFNTLAVHAGQEADPVTGSMAVPIYQTTSYIFKSTEHAANLFALKEEGHIYTRISNPTQDVLEKRIAALEGGVGALALSSGQAAIAGVIMSIAKAGDEIVSSSNLYGGTYSLLSSTLKRLGIQVKFVDPRDPANFRKAIGPRTRALYGEIIGNPKIDILDVEEVARIAHEAGIPLIVDNTFATPYLCRPFEFGADIVVHSATKFIGGHGTCIGGIIVDSGKFDWTNGKFPEFTEPDPSYHGVVYTEVFGKAAFIAKARTQFLRDMGACISPFNAFLLLQGLETLHVRMQRHVENAQKVAKFLKDHPKVAWINYPGLTESPYHALAQKYMPKGAGAILTFGIKGGLEAGKRFIENVRLFSHLANVGDAKSLVIHPASTTHQQLDPEEQLAAGVTPDMIRLSIGIEDIDDILEDLERGLAAI from the coding sequence ATGACAAATTTCAGATTCAACACATTGGCCGTTCACGCCGGACAGGAGGCAGACCCCGTTACAGGTTCCATGGCGGTACCCATCTATCAGACTACTTCCTATATATTCAAAAGCACCGAACATGCGGCAAATCTGTTCGCCCTGAAAGAGGAAGGGCACATATATACCCGCATCTCGAATCCCACTCAGGATGTGCTGGAAAAACGTATTGCCGCTCTCGAAGGCGGTGTGGGGGCACTCGCGCTTTCTTCCGGCCAAGCGGCCATAGCCGGTGTCATAATGAGTATCGCCAAGGCCGGCGATGAAATCGTTTCTTCCAGCAATCTGTATGGCGGGACGTACAGCCTGCTGTCATCGACATTAAAACGGCTGGGCATACAAGTAAAATTTGTTGACCCCCGGGACCCGGCTAATTTTAGAAAGGCAATAGGACCCCGGACCAGAGCCCTTTATGGGGAAATAATCGGCAACCCGAAGATAGACATTCTGGATGTGGAAGAAGTGGCAAGAATAGCCCACGAGGCGGGTATACCCCTTATTGTGGACAATACTTTCGCTACGCCCTACCTCTGCAGGCCGTTTGAATTCGGTGCCGACATAGTGGTGCACTCTGCCACGAAATTTATCGGCGGGCACGGCACATGTATAGGGGGGATTATTGTCGATTCGGGGAAGTTCGACTGGACAAATGGCAAGTTCCCCGAATTTACCGAACCGGACCCCAGCTACCACGGCGTAGTATATACCGAAGTCTTCGGAAAAGCCGCCTTTATAGCCAAGGCAAGAACCCAGTTCCTCAGAGATATGGGAGCATGTATCAGCCCCTTCAATGCCTTTTTACTGCTGCAGGGCCTGGAGACACTCCACGTGAGAATGCAGCGCCATGTGGAAAATGCTCAAAAAGTAGCGAAATTTTTAAAAGATCATCCGAAAGTGGCCTGGATCAATTACCCGGGGCTTACGGAGTCCCCATATCACGCGCTGGCTCAAAAATACATGCCTAAGGGGGCCGGTGCCATATTAACTTTTGGAATTAAAGGCGGGCTTGAGGCAGGCAAAAGATTCATAGAAAACGTGAGGCTGTTTTCTCATCTTGCAAACGTGGGCGACGCAAAGTCTCTGGTGATACACCCGGCCAGTACCACCCATCAGCAACTCGACCCGGAAGAGCAGCTGGCCGCAGGGGTTACTCCCGATATGATAAGGCTCTCCATCGGCATTGAGGATATTGATGACATATTGGAAGACCTGGAAAGAGGCCTTGCCGCTATTTAA
- a CDS encoding rubrerythrin family protein, translating into MPVKNAMTADFLRSAYGGESMAHMRYLLWGEIAEKEGFKNIARLFEAISYAERVHANNHFRELDGGISDATVAAGAVFGVGKTVDNLQGAINGELHKVEQMYPVYLNTARFQNETGAEKSFHYALEAEKIHAKLFKDAQNAAKQGKDIELKAVYICPVCGYTVLNEAPDKCPICGTSKQMFKAF; encoded by the coding sequence ATGCCCGTAAAAAATGCAATGACTGCGGATTTTCTACGTTCCGCCTACGGCGGAGAAAGCATGGCTCACATGAGGTACCTGCTGTGGGGGGAGATAGCAGAAAAGGAAGGATTCAAAAACATCGCGAGACTCTTTGAAGCTATATCCTATGCCGAAAGAGTGCATGCCAACAATCATTTCCGTGAGCTCGACGGAGGAATAAGCGATGCCACGGTTGCTGCCGGTGCCGTTTTCGGCGTCGGGAAAACTGTTGATAACCTGCAGGGCGCGATTAACGGCGAACTACACAAAGTAGAGCAGATGTATCCCGTCTACCTAAATACTGCCCGGTTCCAGAATGAAACGGGGGCAGAAAAATCTTTCCATTACGCGCTGGAAGCAGAGAAAATCCACGCTAAACTATTCAAAGATGCCCAGAATGCCGCAAAACAGGGCAAGGATATAGAATTAAAAGCTGTTTATATCTGTCCGGTGTGCGGCTATACGGTCCTGAATGAGGCCCCGGACAAATGTCCGATATGCGGAACAAGTAAGCAAATGTTTAAAGCGTTTTAA
- the lepB gene encoding signal peptidase I: MNDKLKKEIVDWIKSIAFALVIALAIRAYIFEPMIVPTGSMIPTINIGDRILVNKYIYRFEPIKRGDIVVFKYPDDPRQPYVKRVIGLGGDVVEIRDGKLYINDSPVDEPYINEPMIGSYGPYKVPEGHYFMMGDNRNNSKDSRFWENKYLPRKLVIGKAVYRIWPPGRIGRLK, translated from the coding sequence ATGAACGACAAACTGAAAAAAGAGATCGTGGATTGGATAAAATCTATAGCCTTTGCGCTGGTCATAGCCCTTGCCATAAGAGCATACATTTTTGAGCCCATGATAGTGCCGACGGGTTCTATGATACCAACTATCAATATCGGCGACAGAATTCTGGTTAATAAATATATTTATAGGTTCGAACCTATAAAGAGGGGAGACATCGTAGTCTTCAAGTACCCGGATGATCCCAGGCAGCCCTATGTCAAACGTGTGATAGGATTGGGCGGCGATGTAGTGGAGATAAGGGACGGGAAGCTGTACATAAACGACAGCCCCGTAGATGAGCCATATATAAACGAGCCCATGATAGGCAGTTACGGGCCTTATAAGGTGCCGGAGGGGCACTATTTCATGATGGGGGATAACAGGAATAATTCTAAAGACAGCAGGTTCTGGGAAAACAAATACCTACCCAGAAAGCTGGTGATCGGGAAGGCCGTATACCGTATATGGCCTCCCGGCAGGATAGGTAGATTAAAATAA
- a CDS encoding N-acetylmuramoyl-L-alanine amidase: MSASWWKIFRIKGSAVIFVVLTAVTFLIFGRANRVLPVFWARSPLAGKTVVIDPGHGGIDGGTYHKDGTLEKHINLAVATKLKGVLEKSGAKVVMTRTKDESLDHRNNKSNSRHKRDLIARVDIINEVKPDIYLSLHVNAERGSPATRGPMVFYYIEDEESKRLAELIQAQLEEAYKSAGQEVRKRRPFANSSLFLLCNARVPGVIVELGFMTNAADRRLLQNADFQYKLSSAIERALREYF; the protein is encoded by the coding sequence ATGAGTGCATCCTGGTGGAAAATTTTCCGGATTAAGGGTTCTGCAGTTATATTTGTTGTTCTTACGGCGGTAACCTTTTTAATCTTTGGGAGAGCGAACCGGGTACTGCCGGTTTTTTGGGCGCGATCCCCACTGGCCGGTAAAACCGTGGTGATCGACCCGGGTCACGGGGGCATAGACGGGGGGACATATCACAAAGACGGCACTCTTGAAAAGCACATAAACCTTGCGGTGGCCACCAAACTGAAAGGCGTTCTGGAAAAGAGCGGGGCGAAGGTGGTAATGACGCGCACGAAAGACGAATCCCTGGATCACAGGAACAATAAGAGTAATTCCCGCCACAAAAGGGATCTCATCGCAAGGGTGGACATAATCAACGAAGTTAAACCGGACATTTACCTCAGCCTCCACGTAAATGCTGAAAGGGGTTCGCCGGCAACGCGGGGCCCGATGGTCTTTTATTACATAGAAGATGAAGAAAGTAAGAGGCTCGCCGAGTTAATACAAGCTCAACTGGAAGAAGCATATAAATCGGCGGGACAGGAAGTCAGGAAGAGAAGACCTTTCGCCAACTCTTCGCTTTTTTTGCTGTGCAATGCCAGAGTTCCGGGGGTTATAGTAGAACTGGGATTTATGACAAACGCTGCTGACCGGCGGCTTTTGCAAAACGCAGATTTTCAGTATAAACTATCTAGCGCCATCGAACGGGCGCTAAGGGAATATTTTTGA
- a CDS encoding MFS transporter gives MRFNVEEKYKILFAVLIGSIMGPLDGSAVNVAMPTLSTFFNAGMTTVSWVSMAYLLVLSGLLLTYGRLGDVIGYKKLFLRGILVFTAASALCGLSPFIGFLILARALQAAGAGMMMAVAPAIITTTFPRRERGKALGFNAVAVATGMSIGPSVGGFLLNALGWRSIFLINIPIGIGGYLWAKKVLPAGQSLKHAKFDVPGAVLGLSFLTALLLYISKGQELSWSSLYARSLVVISLVSLAAFVMHEKRAEDPMLDLKLFSNRTFTAGNLSCLLNFTAQYIMVFLTPFYLDRAGFSPSQVGGIMTAFPLTVLFVAPLSGMLSDRLGSLLLSTMGAFTCAAALFLMGGLGLDSGTPDVVWRLMLFGIGNGLFQTPNNSSVMGSAPMNRQGVASGVLATMRNVGMVVGVAVASGFFSARNSYYMTILPYSGQALLDAAFIRALRDAYFLAAFIDLLCMLASSVRGKSTYSDENRKTEKSR, from the coding sequence ATGCGATTTAACGTAGAAGAAAAGTACAAGATTCTATTTGCGGTGCTGATAGGCAGTATCATGGGCCCCCTTGACGGTAGCGCCGTGAATGTGGCCATGCCCACGCTTTCCACGTTTTTTAATGCGGGTATGACGACCGTTAGCTGGGTATCCATGGCATACCTCTTGGTTTTGAGCGGACTTCTCCTCACCTATGGTAGGCTCGGGGATGTTATAGGATACAAGAAACTTTTTCTCCGGGGAATACTGGTATTTACGGCGGCATCCGCACTCTGTGGGCTGTCGCCCTTTATAGGGTTTTTGATACTGGCGAGGGCTCTTCAGGCAGCCGGAGCGGGAATGATGATGGCCGTGGCCCCCGCTATCATTACCACCACCTTTCCCCGGCGGGAGAGGGGAAAGGCTCTGGGGTTTAATGCCGTCGCAGTAGCAACCGGGATGTCAATAGGTCCTTCTGTAGGGGGATTTCTGCTTAATGCACTGGGCTGGAGGTCAATATTTTTAATAAACATACCTATAGGAATCGGGGGATACCTGTGGGCGAAAAAGGTTCTTCCCGCCGGTCAGAGCCTTAAGCATGCAAAATTTGACGTCCCTGGAGCTGTCTTGGGCCTTTCCTTTTTGACGGCGCTGCTCCTTTACATCAGCAAAGGCCAGGAACTGAGCTGGTCATCGTTATATGCGCGTTCGCTGGTTGTGATATCGCTCGTGTCTTTAGCGGCTTTCGTAATGCACGAAAAAAGAGCAGAAGATCCGATGCTGGACCTGAAGCTCTTCTCCAACCGCACGTTTACCGCCGGGAATTTGAGCTGTCTTCTCAATTTTACAGCCCAGTACATAATGGTTTTCCTGACGCCCTTTTACCTTGACCGTGCGGGTTTTTCACCCAGCCAGGTAGGCGGTATAATGACTGCTTTTCCTTTGACGGTGCTTTTTGTAGCTCCCCTGAGCGGCATGCTGTCCGATAGGTTGGGTTCCTTGCTCCTCAGCACCATGGGTGCTTTTACATGCGCGGCAGCACTTTTTTTAATGGGCGGTCTTGGACTTGACTCCGGTACACCGGATGTGGTCTGGAGGCTGATGCTCTTCGGAATAGGTAACGGGCTTTTTCAGACGCCTAACAACAGTTCCGTTATGGGCAGTGCGCCCATGAACCGCCAGGGAGTGGCGTCAGGTGTGCTGGCCACCATGAGAAACGTGGGTATGGTAGTGGGAGTGGCCGTTGCAAGCGGCTTTTTTTCGGCTCGTAACAGTTACTACATGACGATTCTTCCCTATTCGGGCCAGGCGTTGCTGGACGCTGCTTTTATAAGGGCTTTAAGAGATGCGTATTTTCTGGCGGCGTTTATCGACCTCTTATGCATGCTGGCTTCCTCGGTAAGGGGAAAATCGACTTATAGCGATGAAAATCGAAAAACTGAAAAAAGCCGCTAA
- a CDS encoding mannose-1-phosphate guanylyltransferase, giving the protein MERYGVIMAGGGGTRFWPLSRTSTPKQFLNITGEDTMINDTIKRIKDLIPPERILIVTNKAQEKMLKQVVSDEIPQENILLEPVSRNTAACIAYASLVIKKRSGDAVMGVFPSDHYIKNTHEFQRVLNAAFSLAENSEKMITMGITPTFPSTGYGYINFDREKSIQAENKTAYEVIEFVEKPDVPKAKAYIESGNYLWNSGMFVWKTSVILSSFERFLPRLYNKLAEVEEYIDTPKEKEVIEKVYPTLPDISIDYGIMERAVDVAVIPGDFGWSDVGSWDSLGTVIPPDENGNITRGDYVDIGTRNSIIYSSGRLIATVGLEDMIVVETCDAILVCPKKKAQEVKKVVEQLKKMGREDLL; this is encoded by the coding sequence ATGGAAAGATACGGGGTTATAATGGCGGGAGGCGGTGGAACCCGTTTCTGGCCCTTAAGCCGTACGTCTACTCCCAAACAGTTTCTTAACATAACCGGCGAAGACACGATGATAAACGATACCATAAAGAGAATAAAGGACCTCATTCCGCCCGAGCGGATTCTGATCGTTACCAATAAAGCTCAGGAAAAAATGTTAAAACAGGTGGTTTCGGACGAGATTCCGCAGGAAAACATCCTGCTGGAACCCGTAAGCAGAAATACCGCAGCCTGTATCGCTTATGCTTCTCTCGTAATAAAAAAAAGAAGCGGTGACGCGGTGATGGGCGTTTTCCCTTCCGATCATTACATAAAAAACACCCATGAATTTCAGAGAGTTTTAAATGCTGCTTTTAGCCTTGCAGAGAACTCTGAAAAAATGATAACCATGGGCATAACGCCTACCTTCCCCTCTACCGGCTACGGTTATATTAATTTCGACAGGGAAAAAAGCATACAGGCGGAAAATAAGACCGCCTATGAAGTAATAGAATTCGTAGAAAAACCCGACGTGCCTAAGGCAAAGGCCTATATAGAGAGCGGAAACTATCTATGGAACAGCGGTATGTTCGTCTGGAAGACTTCGGTAATTTTGTCAAGTTTCGAGCGTTTCCTTCCGAGGCTTTATAACAAACTGGCTGAAGTGGAAGAATACATAGATACCCCCAAAGAAAAAGAAGTCATCGAGAAGGTGTATCCCACCCTGCCCGACATCTCCATAGATTACGGCATAATGGAAAGAGCCGTGGATGTTGCCGTTATCCCGGGGGATTTCGGCTGGAGCGATGTAGGAAGCTGGGATTCGCTAGGCACCGTAATTCCGCCCGATGAAAACGGAAATATTACGCGGGGGGATTACGTCGACATAGGGACCAGGAACAGCATTATATACTCCAGCGGCAGGCTCATCGCCACCGTCGGACTGGAGGATATGATAGTAGTCGAGACCTGCGACGCTATTCTGGTATGCCCCAAGAAAAAAGCCCAGGAAGTTAAAAAAGTCGTGGAGCAGCTCAAAAAAATGGGAAGAGAAGACCTGCTTTAA
- the mtnA gene encoding S-methyl-5-thioribose-1-phosphate isomerase, with product MSKTGLLSLIWDGENLLMLDQRLLPGKIKYSKKTTVEEIWDSIKTLEVRGAPAIGVAAAYGFYFAAREAPDTDFESFWKYVKEKSDYLASSRPTAVNLFWALSRMEKKVLDSRHLPVSEIRRLVREEAEAIHREDEEICRKIGEYGLTLLRDGAGVLTHCNAGQLATARYGTATAPIYLAHEKGWKIRVFADETRPVNQGSRLTALELKEAGIDVTLICDNMAAMVMSKGWVDAVIVGCDRVAANGDTANKIGTLGLSILAKYYGIPFYVAAPTPTIDLDTKSGEHIPIEERDPDEVTCSFGKRTAPEGIKVYNPAFDVTPAENITAFITEKGIIYPPYEENIKNLFNQKK from the coding sequence ATGTCAAAGACGGGACTTTTGTCATTGATATGGGATGGAGAAAACTTGCTTATGCTCGATCAGAGGCTTTTGCCCGGCAAAATAAAATATAGCAAAAAGACCACCGTGGAAGAGATCTGGGATAGCATAAAGACCCTGGAAGTCAGGGGCGCTCCCGCTATTGGAGTCGCGGCGGCCTACGGGTTTTATTTTGCCGCCAGAGAGGCTCCGGATACCGATTTTGAATCCTTCTGGAAATACGTCAAGGAGAAATCGGATTACCTGGCATCCTCAAGGCCAACAGCGGTTAACCTGTTCTGGGCGCTTTCCCGGATGGAGAAAAAGGTTCTGGATTCAAGACACCTTCCGGTTTCTGAAATAAGAAGACTTGTAAGAGAGGAAGCCGAGGCGATCCACAGGGAGGACGAGGAGATCTGCCGTAAAATCGGAGAATACGGTTTGACCCTGCTTCGGGACGGTGCCGGCGTTCTTACCCACTGCAATGCGGGACAGCTCGCCACAGCCCGTTACGGAACGGCTACTGCCCCGATATATCTGGCTCATGAAAAAGGTTGGAAAATCAGGGTATTTGCTGATGAGACCAGGCCGGTAAATCAGGGCTCCCGCCTAACAGCCCTCGAGCTGAAGGAAGCGGGCATAGACGTGACGCTTATATGCGATAACATGGCGGCGATGGTTATGTCTAAGGGCTGGGTTGATGCGGTCATCGTGGGGTGCGACAGGGTTGCGGCCAACGGTGATACCGCCAACAAGATAGGTACCCTCGGCCTTTCGATACTGGCAAAATACTACGGAATACCCTTTTACGTGGCGGCTCCGACTCCGACTATCGACCTCGATACGAAGAGCGGTGAGCACATACCGATCGAGGAGAGGGATCCCGATGAAGTAACGTGCAGTTTCGGTAAGAGGACTGCTCCTGAAGGTATTAAGGTCTACAATCCGGCTTTTGACGTCACGCCGGCCGAGAATATTACGGCCTTTATAACCGAAAAGGGTATCATATACCCGCCCTATGAGGAAAATATTAAAAATTTGTTTAATCAGAAAAAGTAG
- a CDS encoding dicarboxylate/amino acid:cation symporter, whose translation MKSFTLGLLPRLIIAIILGILIGSFMPAPVVRILATFNSIFGNFLGFVIPLIIVGFVAPGIAELGTGAGKLLGITTAIAYLSTLISGFFAFGVSTTLLPRIIQVNSQFAATNPEEALLKPFFTIDMPPLFGVMSALVIAFILGIGMAALKEKTMYNFMSEFQKIVQMVITKVIIPLLPVHIAGIFANMTHAGEVARILSVFGKVFVIVIASHLIIILFQFTVACLYSGKSLIKALKNQIPGYLTAIGTQSSAATIPVNLECARNNGVSEGIREFVVPLCATIHLSGSTITLTTCAIAVMMLNGMPVTLAKMAGFILMLGVTMVAAPGVPGGAVMAALGILQSMLGFNEAQLALMIALYLTQDSFGTACNVSGDNAIAIIVDKIAQRMKLKAA comes from the coding sequence ATGAAAAGTTTTACTTTGGGGTTGCTGCCAAGGCTTATTATCGCAATTATTCTAGGTATACTCATCGGTTCATTTATGCCAGCCCCGGTTGTTAGAATACTAGCAACTTTTAACTCCATATTCGGAAATTTCCTGGGATTCGTAATACCCCTGATAATAGTCGGATTCGTAGCGCCCGGTATCGCAGAACTCGGCACCGGTGCCGGTAAACTGCTGGGTATAACGACAGCCATAGCTTATCTTTCAACTCTGATAAGCGGGTTTTTCGCCTTTGGGGTTTCCACAACCCTGCTGCCCAGAATCATTCAGGTAAACAGCCAGTTTGCGGCTACCAATCCGGAAGAAGCCCTTTTAAAGCCCTTCTTCACCATAGACATGCCGCCCCTCTTTGGAGTTATGTCAGCCCTGGTCATAGCCTTTATTCTGGGTATAGGAATGGCAGCATTAAAAGAAAAGACCATGTATAATTTTATGTCCGAATTCCAAAAGATCGTCCAGATGGTCATTACTAAGGTTATAATTCCGCTTTTACCTGTTCATATAGCAGGTATATTCGCCAATATGACCCATGCGGGAGAAGTTGCAAGAATTCTGTCGGTGTTCGGCAAGGTGTTCGTAATAGTTATAGCATCACACCTGATCATAATACTATTCCAGTTCACGGTGGCCTGCCTCTACAGCGGGAAGAGCTTGATAAAGGCACTCAAAAACCAGATTCCCGGTTACCTGACAGCCATAGGAACCCAGTCCTCGGCAGCGACCATTCCGGTAAATCTGGAGTGCGCGAGAAACAATGGAGTATCGGAGGGTATAAGGGAATTCGTCGTACCTCTATGCGCCACCATTCATCTTTCCGGCAGCACCATAACGCTGACTACCTGCGCAATTGCGGTAATGATGCTGAACGGTATGCCGGTCACGCTGGCCAAGATGGCAGGATTCATATTAATGCTCGGTGTCACCATGGTAGCCGCTCCGGGCGTACCCGGCGGTGCGGTAATGGCGGCCCTGGGTATTCTCCAGAGCATGCTGGGCTTTAACGAAGCGCAGCTGGCACTCATGATCGCGCTCTATCTGACCCAGGACAGCTTTGGAACAGCGTGCAACGTATCCGGCGACAACGCCATCGCAATTATTGTGGATAAGATAGCCCAGCGCATGAAGTTAAAGGCGGCTTAA